CCTGCATGCGCAAGCGCGCATGCAGCGCGCCGAGGCGGTCGATGCGGGCGCGGCGGTACAGGGCCTCGCTTTGTCCTTCCTTGTTGCCCTGCCCCTGCAGTGCGGGCAGCAGCGCGTCATAGCGCGCCAGCGCGCGGTCGGCGATGGCAAAGCGCTCGGCTTCCATCCGTGTGGGCATGTCGGCCAGCCGCACCAGTTCGGCGGCGGCGTCCAGTTCCAGCGTCTGCCGGGCCGCGGTGTCGACCAGTGTCGGCTGCTCGCCGGCGACGCGCAGCGCGGCATCGGGCAGCCCGGCGCGCTGCAGCGCGCCCACATAGGCGCGCACGGCGTCGGCGCGTTTGGGTGCGCGGGTATAGGCCTGGTCGGCCTCGAACAGGGCCTCGTAAGGTTCGCCGGCGCGGGCCTGCGCATAGGCCAGCGCGAGGCGGCTGTCGACATCATACGGCTGCTTGCGCACCAGGGCCTGGCCAGCGCTGACGGCTTCCGCGGCCTGTCCGCTGTCGGCCAGCACGCCGACCTCGCCCAGCGCGAACACCGGCTCGGCGGGGTAGCGCTGGCGTCCTTCGCGGTAGCGTGCCAGCGCCTCGTCCCAGCGCTTCTGGTCGCGCAGCGCGCCCGCCGCCGCGGCCAGCACCTGCGGCGGCGCGGTGCGCGTGGCGCCCGCCTGCTCCAGTTCGCCGTAGGCGGCCAGCACCTCGTCGGAACGGCCGGCCCAGCCGGCGATGATGATCCGGTCAAACGCCGCGCGCCGGTCCGAGGGAGCGCTGGCCACGCGCTCGCGCAGCATTGCCAGCGCACTGCCGTAGTCGCCGGCGCGGGCGCGCTGGATCAGGGCTTCGTATTCGGCGTATTCGGCGTCAGCCTGCGCGGGGGCCGGCATGCAGCAAAGTGCCGCCGCCAGCCCGGCCGCGAGCCCGGCCGGCATGCGCCGGCGCAAGGCCTTGCGCCGGGCGGGACCGGTGCCGGCGCACGAAGGTTGCGTCATCAGTGAATCCATGGGATCCGCAGCCTGTCTCATCTATGCCCGAGCGCCGGCTCGCCTGCTGGAAGCGGGCGCGCGCCTGGGGTCCGTTATCGGCAGATGACATGCGGCACGGAGACACGGAACCCGATCGGGCCTGGCCGCAGGAGAGAGGCGGCAGGACAGGCCTACGGGATCCGGCGGGTACCGAGGAACCACGCCGGATGGCCAGCCCGCGATGGGCATGGCGTCGTGCAGACGCTACCTCCGCCGGTGGCGGGGTGCGTTGCCGCAAATCGGGGGAAAGTGTAAGCGCGTGGCGAAAATCAAATCGTGAACATTCGCAAACACATTTACAGCTTGCATCAAATTCCCGGGGCGAATTCTTGCCGCATTCCGCGGCTCGGGACAATACCCGTTCGGGGGAAACATTACTCGGTTCTGGCCAGGCGCCTTGCCTGGCCTGGTGTCGCGAGAGCCGCGGTAAAGCGGGGGGGGTAAAGCGGGAGTTTCCGGGGCGGATTTGGCGGGGTATCAGGTAATGTCCGACATAACTCCTCGCGCACGAATATCTTGATTATTCGCTGGCTGGCAGGTGTCCGGAATTCGATAAATCAGCCCAATGGCGGATTTATGGTGGTAGAAATGCCGCCCTTTGGCGGCATTTCACCGGCCCCAGCGGGCCACCTGGCCGTCGATGCCCATTTCCAGGCCGCTGACGCGCTCAGTGCCTGCGGCCAACCCGCCACTTTGTATCGCACTGTATCTGGCGCGGCGCCGGACATGAAATCTTGCATTCCGGCCGCTGCCCGGAAACAAGCGGGATACGCGCGGGCGCTCCAATGCGGTCATCGACCCGACCGGAGCCCGACGATGACCTGCTGCCTTGCCCTGCCTGCCCCTGCCGCGCGGTGTGCCGCGCCGCGCCCCCGCAGGAGCCGCCAATGATCGACGCACTGCTTGCCTTCCTCGCCGGCGTGCTGACGATCGCCTCGCCGTGCGTGCTGCCGGTGCTGCCGATGCTGCTCGGCGCTTCCCTGGGCCAGTCGGACCGCCTGCGCCCGCTGGCCATCGCGCTGGGCTTCGTCACGGCGTTCTCGGCCTTCGGCATTGCCTTCGGCGCGCTGTCCAGCGCCTTTGCCGACGCCCACGGGGTGGTGCGCAACGCCGCCATCCTGTTCCTGCTGGCGACCGGACTGGCGCGGCTGTGGCCGGCCGGCTTCGCGCGGCTGACGGGGCCGTTCGGCGGTATCGCCGAGCGCCTGGCGGACCGGCTCGGCAGCGTGGGCGGCAGCGGCATGGCCGGCGGCTTTGTGCTGGGCATGTCGCTGGGCGTGGTCTGGACCCCGTGCGCGGGGCCGGTGCTGGCGTCGATCCTGGCGCTGGTGGCCAAGGCCCAGGACCTGCAACGCGCCGCCGCGCTGCTGGGGATGTATGCCGCCGGCGCGGCTATTCCGATGCTGTTGATCGCCTATGGCGGCCAGTTCGCCACCACCCATGTGCGCCGGCTGGCGCGCCATACCCAGCGGCTGCAGCAAGGCTTCGGCGCGCTGGTGGTGGCCACGGCCGTCGCCATGTACTTCCAGTACGACACCCTCGCCGTCGCTTGGCTGACGTCGCTGGCCCCGCTGACCTGAATCCACCAGCGGAATCTGTTCGCTGAACCCTTCCCCCACTGTCTGACACGGAGACTGCACCATGCACCGCATCCTGCGTACCCTGCTTGCCGCCACCACCATCTTCGCCGCCACCCACGGCGCTCCCGCTGCCGCCGCGCCGGCGGATTTCGGCAAGGCGCCGGAATTCACCGGCATCGAGAAATGGCTCAACTCCGAACCGCTGACCCTTGCCGGACTGCGCGGCAAGGTCGTGCTGGTAGATTTCTGGACCTACGACTGCATCAACTGCATCCGCACCCTGCCCCATGTGCGCCAGTGGTACGACAAATACCGCGACAAGGGGCTGGTGGTGGTCGGCGTGCATACGCCCGAGTTCGGCTACGAAAAGTCCACCGCCAATGTCCAGGCGGCGATCAAGCGCTTCGACATCCGCTACCCGGTGGCGCAGGACAACAAGTACGCCACCTGGAACGCCTGGCACAACCAGTACTGGCCGGCGCTGTATCTTGTCGACGCCAGCGGCAACGTCGTCTACAAGCACTTCGGCGAAGGCAACTACGCCCAGACCGACGCTGCCATCCAGAAGGCCCTGGCCGACGCCAGGCCCTGACTCCTCCGGCGCGCTCCTGCGCGCGGCGCAGCCCCCGGCTAGCGCCGCGGCGCGCCGGCTGTCGGGGGCCGCTTCAGCAGCGGATACGGGTTGATCGCACCCCCGGCGGCATAGATGCCGTAGTGCAGGTGCGGCGGCGTGCCGCGGGCGTTGCCGGTGGTGCCGACATAGCCGAGCACCGTGCCCGGTGCAACGATATCGCCGGCGCGTATTGCCGCGTAGTCGTCGAGGTGCGCGTAGTAATGCATCTGCCGGCCCGGTCCCATCACCCAGACCACCTTGCCGCCGAGCGAATTGGTGCCGACGCGCGAGACGATGCCTTCCGTGGCCGACTGCACCGGCCGGCCGCGCGGCGCGAAGATGTCGATGCCTTCATGCTTGCGCCCGCCGGAGCGCGCGCCATGCCACGTGTCGCGCAGCGCGCGCGGGGCGACGCCTTGCACCGGAACCGGCAGCGCGCTCGGCGCCGGGCGGGCCGCCAGCCGCACCGCGTAGATGGCGCGTTCGAGCTGGGGCTGCAGCCATGGCCAGGCGGCCCACAAGATCGCCGCCACCATCGCCGGCGCTGCCAGGCGCCCGATCAGCGGCCGGCGGCGCGGCGCATCGCCATACGGCGCCGATGCTGGCGAAGCGGACGGTTCAGGAGCCGGTCCGCGATGGGGATCGAATTGAGGCATTCCGGTTCGACGGCGGCGCGGCCGACAAATTCCGCACGCCGCCACGTGGCGTGCGCGTCTCTGCGCAGGCGACAGCCGCACACTGGCGAACCATTGCCGGGCGGGCCGGTCATACCTCGACTTATCGACAGCAACGAGGAGAAGGCATGGATTGTCCGGTGTGCCCGCAAACGCAACTGGTGATGTCCGAAAGGCAGGGCATCGAAATCGACTATTGCCCGAAATGCCGCGGCGTATGGCTGGACCGCGGCGAACTCGACAAGATCCTGGAACGTTCCGTCGCCGCGGTGCCAGCGACGCAGGCCGTGGCGCCCGCTGCGCCGCCCCAGCAAAGCTACGGCGACCGGGACCGCGGCCATGAGTGGGGCCGCGCTCGTCATCATGACGGGGACCGCTATTACGACGAACGCCACCAGAAGCAATATCGGAAGAAGAGCATCTGGCACGAGCTGTTCGACTGAACGCTGGCTGCGCGCGATGCCGCGCAATGAATACGCCGGCGATCCCGCTATCCCCCGCTATCCCTTGCGCCGCCGGCGCGCCACCTCCGCCGCCGCGTCGCGCAGTTCCGGCGGCAGGGCGCGGATCTCCGCCGCAAAGAACGCCCGCTCGGCCGCGCGCAACGCCGGCAACTGCGCTGCCAGCCGCTCCACCGCCGCGCAGGCTTTGGCGGTTGCGCCTTGCTCGTGTGTCAGGTACCAGGCCGACTCCAGCAACAGGTTGGCCAGCTGCAACGGCCCCAGGCTGACATGGCCCGCGTCGTGGTCTTCCAGCGCAAAGGCGGCCACGGCCGACCAGCGCACGAATCCCTTGGCCGGAGCAAACGGCGCGTGGAAGGGCCGCAGCGCATCAATGGCATCGGCTACGGACAGCGGGCGCTGGCGGCGAAAGGCGGCCACGCTCTGCACGCCCTTGCCCTCGCCAGCATCGCCG
This genomic window from Cupriavidus oxalaticus contains:
- a CDS encoding cytochrome c biogenesis CcdA family protein, which gives rise to MIDALLAFLAGVLTIASPCVLPVLPMLLGASLGQSDRLRPLAIALGFVTAFSAFGIAFGALSSAFADAHGVVRNAAILFLLATGLARLWPAGFARLTGPFGGIAERLADRLGSVGGSGMAGGFVLGMSLGVVWTPCAGPVLASILALVAKAQDLQRAAALLGMYAAGAAIPMLLIAYGGQFATTHVRRLARHTQRLQQGFGALVVATAVAMYFQYDTLAVAWLTSLAPLT
- a CDS encoding thioredoxin family protein gives rise to the protein MHRILRTLLAATTIFAATHGAPAAAAPADFGKAPEFTGIEKWLNSEPLTLAGLRGKVVLVDFWTYDCINCIRTLPHVRQWYDKYRDKGLVVVGVHTPEFGYEKSTANVQAAIKRFDIRYPVAQDNKYATWNAWHNQYWPALYLVDASGNVVYKHFGEGNYAQTDAAIQKALADARP
- a CDS encoding M23 family metallopeptidase, whose translation is MVAAILWAAWPWLQPQLERAIYAVRLAARPAPSALPVPVQGVAPRALRDTWHGARSGGRKHEGIDIFAPRGRPVQSATEGIVSRVGTNSLGGKVVWVMGPGRQMHYYAHLDDYAAIRAGDIVAPGTVLGYVGTTGNARGTPPHLHYGIYAAGGAINPYPLLKRPPTAGAPRR
- a CDS encoding zf-TFIIB domain-containing protein, which gives rise to MDCPVCPQTQLVMSERQGIEIDYCPKCRGVWLDRGELDKILERSVAAVPATQAVAPAAPPQQSYGDRDRGHEWGRARHHDGDRYYDERHQKQYRKKSIWHELFD